In a genomic window of Rhopalosiphum maidis isolate BTI-1 chromosome 4, ASM367621v3, whole genome shotgun sequence:
- the LOC113554269 gene encoding procollagen-lysine,2-oxoglutarate 5-dioxygenase isoform X3, with protein MKIPFGVCIAVCGLLFALDSASTEKDVSAKNDLNLLVLTVASEKNDGYKRFIDSANLNGLKTKVLGFDKPWQGGNMNSVGGGYKLNLYLEALEPYKNNDNLAVLLTDAYDVVILANSSTILNKFTEFDSSIVISTENSCWPDRKLADQYPTVDQNGYRFLNSGGIIGYASKLYKFLSEKPIKNLGDDQLHLTNLYLNTDLREKLNIKLDNYAKLFQNVYLAEDDIKLKLVNKSYVLENINFNTQPAVVHGNGLSKITFNSYTNYIPNKWSPESGCSTCYDNNLDLSTLKEENYPKVLLSIIVDKPTPFFDEFLNKIENIDYPKNRLFLSMTTLVEYHKEHVDKFISRIGDQYNASFVFHKTAEESIHARHFSFSLCTSKLCDYLFYIENEAHLDNPQTLKTLIQRNKKIIAPMLTRPFKAWSNFWGALSKDGFYARSFDYMDIVNYNKTGIWNVPYISTCYLMKGTILENKFTRPSYKEDNLDYDMAFSKSLREKGVFMYIDNQYTYGHLIDSETFDITLKNPEVYQLFENRYDWEQRYIHPEYMENFNPDKKPAEPCPDVFWFPIVTEQFCREFIEIMENFGQWSDGTNNDTRLRTGYEAVPTRDIHMNQVGLEKHWLEFLRSYVLPIQKKAFIGYIHDVCGNENQTKFKQYNSIA; from the exons atgaaaatccCATTTGGCGTTTGCATAGCCGTCTGCGGATTGTTATTCGCGTTGGACTCTGCGTCCACCGAAAAAGACGTGAGCGCCAAAAATGATCTTA atttgctCGTACTCACAGTAGcttctgaaaaaaatgatgGTTACAAAAGATTTATCGATTCTGCTAACCTAAATGGCCTTAAAACTAaa gtgCTTGGTTTTGATAAGCCATGGCAAGGAGGTAACATGAATAGTGTTGGCGGTGGTTACAAACTAAATTTGTATCTTGAAGCATTAGAGccttataaaaacaatgataacTTAGCAGTATTACTCACCGAtgc GTATGATGTTGTAATTTTAGCAAACAGCAGTACAATTCTAAATAAGTTCACTGAGTTTGATTCTTCAATAGTAATTTCAACCGAAAACAGTTGTTGGCCAGATAGAAAATTAGCAGATCAATATCCTACTGTTGATCAGAAtggttatagatttttaaactcTGGAG gtATAATTGGCTATGCTAGCAAATTGTATAAGTTTCTATCAGAGAAGCCAATAAAAAATCTTGGAGATGACCAATTACATTtgacaaatttgtatttaaatactgattTACGTGAAAAGCTTAACATTAAGTTGGATAATTATGcaaaattgtttcaaaatgtCTATCTTGCTGAAG ACGATATAAAACTGAAACTTGTAAACAAATCATATGTATtggagaatattaattttaatactcaaCCGGCTGTTGTCCATGGAAATGgattatctaaaataacattcaatagctacacaaattatattcCAAATAAATGGTCTCCTGAAAGTGGCTGTAGTACATGTTATGACAACAATTTGGATCTTTCAACACTCAAG gaagAAAATTACCCAAAAGtgctattatctataattgttGATAAACCAACCCCATTTTTTgatgagtttttaaataaaattgaaaatattgattatccAAAGAACAGACTGTTTTTGTCTATGACTacattg GTGGAATATCATAAAGAGCATGtggataaatttatttctaggATAGGTGATCAATACAATGCATCATTTGTGTTTCATAAGACTGCAGAAGAAAGCATACATGCGCGACACttttcatt TTCATTATGCACTAGTAAACTGTGTGactatttgttttacattGAGAATGAAGCACATTTAGATAATCCACAAACATTGAAAACATTAATTCAGCGTAATaa gaAAATCATTGCTCCAATGCTCACGCGACCATTTAAAGCTTGGTCTAATTTTTGGGGAGCCTTATCTAAAGATGGATTCTATGCTCGATCATTTGACTATATGGATATTgtcaattacaataaaac ggGGATTTGGAATGTACCTTATATAAGTACTTGTTATTTAATGAAAGgtacaattttagaaaataaatttaccagACCATCGTACAAAGAAGATAATTTGGACTATGATATGGCATTTAGTAAATCATTAAGAGAAAAG ggagtttttatgtatattgataaTCAATATACTTATGGACATTTGATTGATTCAGAAACATTTGATATAACTCTTAAGAATCCTGaagtatatcaattatttgaaaacagaTATGACTGGGAACAGCGTTATATTCATCCAGAATATATGGAAAATTTCAATCCCGATAAAAAACCGGCTGAG cCATGTCCAGATGTATTTTGGTTCCCAATTGTAACTGAACAGTTTTGTCGAGAATTCATTGAAATTATGGAGAATTTCGGTCAATGGTCAGATGGTACAAATAAT GACACACGCCTTCGAACTGGTTATGAAGCTGTTCCAACCAGAGACATACACATGAATCAAGTTGGACTTGAGAAGCATTGGCTCGAATTTCTTCGCTCATATGTTCTGCCTATACAAAAGAAAGCGTTTATTGGTTACATTCACGACGTATGTGGGAATGAAAaccaaacaaaatttaaacaatataatagcat tgCATGA